Proteins encoded within one genomic window of Spirochaetota bacterium:
- a CDS encoding acetoin utilization protein AcuC, translated as MKNIFFYSEDLAQVEYSPTHPFKPMRAKQMMDLLNRYGLLEDTQILEHPFLEEDLLYLFHTPDYIQALKTCEHGEFDINLLTYGLGTHDNPIFKGVYSFSLQASGGTFLGAKKLAETGATFAFNPIGGFHHAMRDHAEGFCYINDLAIALHYLIKKGLKCAYIDIDVHHGDGVQSAFYDDNRVLTISIHESGQFLFPGTGFENEIGEGPGYGYNVNIPLLKDTDDEIYLYAFEEIVPPLLQSFKPDVVCVQVGGDSHKDDPLAHLNLTSNGYVKVLNIIKQYSTKILATGGGGYNLYKTAALWTLAWSTFAGVKPVDNFMGVVGGMMFGPEMDAGSLYDTPYHIGGLTKEQCFAYARDVVDYIKQMVFPIHNI; from the coding sequence ATGAAAAATATTTTTTTCTATTCCGAAGATCTTGCACAGGTTGAGTACTCGCCAACACATCCGTTTAAGCCAATGCGTGCAAAACAGATGATGGATTTATTGAACCGATATGGGCTGCTTGAAGATACACAAATACTAGAACATCCCTTCCTTGAAGAAGATTTGCTATATCTGTTTCATACCCCCGATTACATCCAGGCACTTAAAACATGCGAACACGGTGAATTTGACATTAACCTGTTAACCTATGGACTGGGAACTCACGATAACCCTATTTTTAAAGGTGTATATAGTTTTTCACTACAGGCCTCTGGTGGAACGTTTTTAGGTGCAAAGAAATTAGCAGAAACGGGTGCAACATTTGCTTTCAATCCCATTGGTGGCTTTCACCACGCCATGCGCGACCATGCTGAAGGTTTCTGTTATATTAATGATCTTGCCATAGCATTGCATTATCTTATCAAAAAGGGACTCAAATGTGCCTATATAGACATTGATGTTCACCATGGGGATGGTGTGCAAAGTGCTTTCTACGATGACAACAGGGTGCTAACCATATCCATCCATGAAAGCGGACAGTTTTTATTCCCCGGAACTGGTTTTGAAAATGAAATTGGTGAGGGCCCCGGATACGGGTATAACGTTAATATCCCTCTTTTAAAAGATACCGACGATGAAATTTATCTTTATGCCTTTGAAGAAATAGTACCACCACTACTTCAGAGTTTCAAACCTGATGTCGTATGTGTTCAGGTGGGTGGCGATAGCCACAAGGATGACCCACTGGCGCATCTTAACCTCACAAGCAACGGGTATGTAAAAGTTCTTAATATCATTAAGCAATACTCTACTAAAATATTAGCAACAGGAGGTGGTGGTTATAATCTGTATAAAACAGCAGCACTGTGGACACTGGCATGGTCCACATTTGCAGGTGTAAAACCTGTGGATAATTTTATGGGTGTCGTTGGCGGCATGATGTTTGGACCAGAAATGGATGCAGGTTCACTGTACGATACACCGTATCACATTGGCGGATTGACAAAAGAACAATGTTTTGCATATGCACGCGATGTTGTGGATTATATAAAACAGATGGTATTTCCCATTCACAACATATAA
- a CDS encoding metallophosphoesterase: MLKICAISDIHRGYKNFYCLQPEIESSDIVVIAGDIGPLKWYTRWDAYKDTIAHINKPVLAVHGNWDGSKIQQFLAPYSIHAGFAIVDDIGFFGVGGSIKTPLHTPVEYTEDEIYTFLSKGFEHIKNQPIKVLISHNPPKNVCDRTIFKTNAGSTAVAKFCVENNIDLCICGHIHEAHGVAQLGNTTVVNAGTFKSGYYASILVALNGARATVKRL, translated from the coding sequence ATGCTAAAAATTTGCGCTATCAGTGATATCCATCGAGGATATAAGAATTTTTATTGCTTGCAGCCTGAGATTGAATCCAGCGATATTGTTGTCATTGCAGGGGACATTGGTCCACTAAAGTGGTATACACGCTGGGATGCCTATAAAGATACTATCGCCCATATAAATAAACCTGTTTTAGCAGTTCATGGCAACTGGGATGGGAGTAAAATCCAGCAATTCCTTGCACCGTATTCCATTCATGCAGGCTTTGCGATAGTTGATGATATTGGCTTTTTTGGTGTAGGTGGCTCCATTAAAACACCACTGCATACTCCTGTTGAATACACTGAGGATGAAATATATACCTTTTTATCTAAAGGTTTTGAACATATAAAAAATCAACCAATTAAGGTGCTTATATCGCATAATCCACCAAAGAATGTGTGCGATAGGACTATCTTTAAAACCAATGCTGGAAGTACAGCAGTTGCTAAGTTCTGTGTGGAAAATAATATAGATTTATGTATTTGCGGGCACATACATGAAGCGCATGGTGTGGCTCAGTTGGGCAATACCACCGTGGTTAATGCAGGAACGTTTAAAAGCGGATATTATGCTTCTATTCTGGTGGCATTGAATGGGGCCCGGGCTACCGTCAAACGTTTGTAG
- a CDS encoding caspase family protein: MNIKKMIVTTLFVHLFFLHAYSLTIDNPQVVVQLGHSEWITSVAVSPDRKLIASASLDATIKLWDVASGRLLRTLAGHSDTVEAIAFSPDGFILVSASADKTIKLWDVVSGEIVQRFDTTSYVKAVAYAHDGKIIASGGEDGKITLWDVTTGKTLKKFYGHKSDITSLAFSANDQYIVSASKDGTIKLWEISTGEPVRTFIGHTGEVTSIAIMPNGKFLISGSSDATVKVWNVYAQQLVHTFQGHKGGVSSVSVSSNGKLIASGSLDYTIKVWDFDTKKEFITLLGHKNVVSSIAFLPQSGYLVSGAWDNKIKVWDVAHGNEAIPISQNSDWIYSVAISPDGLYVAAGTESKAIQVWNVSKLNDMRLLYGHRNSVFTVAFSPDGNVLASGSYDGTVKLWNVHSGTLLKTYKGHTQAVNSIAFSPNGKYFVTASDDTTVKLWDVQRGVVVHTFTGHEGTVDTVAFSPDGELIASAGYDRTIILWAIATGKEVKRLKGHDLRVSSIAFSPDGKLLVSGSGDTTVRLWDVASGKCVKIFTGHSDKVRCVTFLPDGKTILSGSKDTTIRVWDLHTYLPLKVLYANSDVFTVTVSKDNAYLVFGGKDCAVRIWDLVHSNEIAQCIATENNEWAVVTPDNYYFCNKGTLKNIHFVKFEKFVRQTKPIRGDKINNKNSEEFQKYEKELKVFVFGFDQFDLQFNRPDIVLERLGKAPGKIVAAYRKAYEKRLQKMSFDPSRFEKVFTSDMPYVAITSPTGGPIKTNEPDFTLQFIARDVRYGIERVFVNVNGVPLFGVKGKLLKEKSNTIKEIVTIPLSIGKNEISISVLNEKGVESLAERIEVVYNPTRLSKPDLYIIGIGVSQFKQEAYNLTYADKDAQNIVKLFELKKDKYNSIKVALFLNEDAIREKILGVKSALNNTMPDDQVIVFVASHGLLDDNLNYYIATHDIDFANPQNRGLRYEELEDLLDGIPARQKLLFIDACHSGELDNDEMQLEQSQENVDKYVKTRGFAVVKTKENTIGLNNSFALMKELFADLRRNNGAVVISSAGGEEYAYESPQWKNGVFTFSIIEGLTKKKADGNKDGTVTVSELMSYVAQRTRDLTGGRQNPTSRKENITVDFKIW, translated from the coding sequence ATGAACATAAAGAAAATGATTGTAACTACTCTTTTTGTTCATTTATTTTTTCTTCACGCCTACTCGCTAACTATCGATAATCCTCAAGTAGTTGTGCAGCTTGGTCATAGTGAATGGATAACATCAGTAGCTGTATCACCTGATAGGAAATTAATTGCATCAGCAAGCCTTGATGCAACAATAAAGCTCTGGGATGTTGCAAGTGGACGGTTGTTGCGTACATTAGCGGGCCATAGCGATACTGTCGAAGCAATAGCATTTTCACCTGATGGATTTATCCTTGTATCAGCAAGTGCAGATAAAACTATAAAGCTCTGGGATGTTGTTTCAGGGGAAATTGTACAACGTTTTGACACTACGTCTTATGTAAAAGCGGTTGCATATGCTCATGACGGGAAAATTATTGCTTCAGGTGGAGAAGATGGAAAAATAACGTTGTGGGATGTGACAACAGGTAAAACATTAAAAAAATTTTATGGGCACAAATCAGATATTACTTCTTTAGCTTTTTCTGCTAATGATCAATATATTGTATCAGCAAGCAAAGATGGCACTATTAAACTATGGGAAATAAGTACTGGTGAGCCGGTGCGAACATTTATAGGGCATACAGGTGAAGTTACTTCTATTGCAATTATGCCCAATGGGAAATTTCTGATTTCAGGAAGTAGTGATGCAACGGTAAAAGTATGGAATGTATATGCTCAACAGTTGGTTCATACATTTCAAGGGCATAAAGGCGGTGTATCTTCTGTTTCCGTTTCATCCAATGGAAAACTTATTGCTTCTGGAAGTTTGGATTATACAATTAAAGTATGGGATTTTGATACTAAAAAGGAGTTTATAACGTTATTGGGGCATAAAAATGTTGTGTCATCCATTGCATTTTTGCCCCAGAGCGGATATCTTGTTTCAGGTGCATGGGATAATAAAATAAAAGTATGGGATGTGGCACACGGCAATGAAGCTATACCAATTTCACAAAATAGTGATTGGATATATTCCGTTGCCATATCACCTGATGGTTTATATGTTGCTGCAGGAACTGAAAGTAAAGCTATACAGGTGTGGAACGTATCAAAGTTGAATGACATGCGGTTGCTGTACGGTCATCGCAATAGTGTGTTTACCGTAGCATTTTCCCCTGATGGCAATGTGCTGGCTTCAGGAAGCTATGATGGTACGGTTAAGTTGTGGAATGTACACAGTGGAACATTACTAAAAACATATAAAGGTCATACACAGGCTGTTAATTCAATTGCCTTTTCCCCCAACGGGAAATATTTTGTGACAGCAAGTGATGATACAACAGTTAAACTGTGGGATGTACAGCGTGGAGTGGTAGTCCACACGTTTACGGGGCATGAAGGTACAGTGGATACTGTTGCTTTTTCTCCAGATGGGGAATTAATAGCTTCAGCTGGATATGACAGGACTATAATACTATGGGCGATAGCAACTGGAAAAGAAGTCAAAAGGCTGAAAGGGCATGATTTAAGAGTGTCATCAATAGCATTTTCTCCTGATGGAAAATTGCTGGTTTCGGGAAGCGGGGATACTACTGTGCGTTTGTGGGATGTTGCAAGTGGGAAATGCGTGAAGATATTTACCGGGCATTCAGACAAAGTACGTTGTGTTACATTTTTACCGGATGGTAAAACCATACTATCGGGAAGCAAGGATACTACTATTAGAGTATGGGATTTACATACCTATTTGCCATTAAAAGTATTGTATGCAAATAGTGATGTTTTTACAGTAACAGTTTCAAAGGATAATGCATACCTGGTTTTTGGTGGCAAAGATTGTGCGGTAAGGATCTGGGATTTGGTGCACAGTAATGAAATAGCACAATGTATTGCAACGGAAAATAACGAATGGGCTGTTGTAACACCGGATAACTATTACTTTTGTAACAAAGGTACACTTAAAAATATACATTTTGTTAAATTTGAAAAATTTGTACGACAAACGAAACCTATTAGAGGTGATAAAATCAACAATAAAAACTCAGAAGAATTTCAAAAATATGAAAAAGAATTGAAAGTTTTTGTATTTGGATTTGATCAATTTGATCTGCAGTTTAATCGACCTGACATAGTATTGGAGCGTTTAGGGAAGGCACCTGGTAAGATAGTTGCTGCTTACCGCAAAGCCTATGAAAAGCGATTACAAAAAATGAGTTTTGATCCATCACGCTTTGAAAAAGTTTTTACTTCCGATATGCCGTATGTTGCCATAACTTCTCCCACTGGTGGGCCAATTAAAACTAATGAACCTGATTTTACATTGCAGTTTATTGCAAGGGATGTGCGTTATGGTATTGAACGTGTATTTGTTAACGTTAATGGGGTTCCTCTTTTTGGTGTAAAAGGTAAACTTCTCAAAGAAAAAAGCAATACTATTAAAGAAATTGTTACCATTCCATTGTCTATTGGTAAAAATGAAATCTCTATATCGGTGCTTAATGAAAAAGGAGTTGAATCGCTGGCTGAAAGAATAGAAGTAGTATATAATCCTACTCGTTTATCCAAGCCCGATTTATATATAATAGGTATTGGTGTATCACAATTTAAACAGGAAGCGTATAACCTTACCTATGCGGATAAAGATGCACAGAATATTGTAAAGCTTTTTGAGTTAAAAAAGGACAAATACAACTCAATTAAGGTTGCTTTATTTTTAAACGAAGATGCGATACGTGAAAAGATACTGGGAGTAAAATCCGCATTAAACAATACAATGCCTGATGATCAGGTAATAGTATTTGTAGCATCTCATGGGCTTCTTGATGATAATCTTAATTATTATATAGCTACCCATGATATTGACTTTGCCAACCCACAGAATAGAGGTTTGCGCTATGAAGAATTAGAGGATCTTCTTGATGGGATCCCCGCACGGCAAAAGCTACTGTTTATAGATGCATGTCATTCAGGTGAGCTTGATAACGATGAAATGCAATTAGAGCAAAGTCAGGAAAATGTAGATAAATATGTAAAAACAAGAGGATTTGCTGTTGTGAAAACCAAAGAAAATACAATAGGACTCAATAATAGCTTTGCTTTAATGAAGGAATTATTTGCAGATTTGAGACGGAATAATGGTGCAGTGGTGATATCTTCTGCTGGCGGAGAAGAATATGCGTATGAATCACCACAATGGAAAAATGGAGTGTTTACCTTTAGCATTATTGAAGGTTTAACAAAGAAAAAAGCAGATGGCAACAAAGATGGTACTGTAACAGTGAGTGAACTAATGAGTTATGTAGCACAGCGAACAAGGGATTTAACCGGTGGAAGGCAAAACCCCACAAGCCGAAAAGAAAATATAACTGTTGATTTTAAGATTTGGTAG